One segment of Monodelphis domestica isolate mMonDom1 chromosome Y unlocalized genomic scaffold, mMonDom1.pri SUPER_Y_unloc_1, whole genome shotgun sequence DNA contains the following:
- the LOC130456232 gene encoding 60S ribosomal protein L10-like translates to MGRRPARCYRYCKNKPYPKSRFCRGVPDAKIRIFDLGRKKAKVDEFPLCGHMVSDEYEQLSSEALEAARICANKYMVKSCGKDGFHIRVRLHPFHVIRINKMLSCAGADRLQTGMRGAFGKPQGTVARVHIGQVIMSIRTKVQNKEHVIEALRRAKFKFPGRQKIHISKKWGFTKFNADEFEEMVAEKRLIPDGCGVKYIPHRGPLDKWRAFHSL, encoded by the exons ATGGGTCGCCGCCCTGCTCGTTG CTATAGATATTGCAAGAACAAACCATATCCAAAATCACGCTTCTGCCGAGGTGTCCCTG atgCAAAGATACGAATCTTCGATTTAGGTCGAAAAAAGGCAAAAGTAGATGAGTTCCCACTCTGTGGCCACATGGTGTCTGATGAATATGAACAACTATCCTCcgaag cTTTGGAGGCTGCACGAATCTGTGCAAATAAATATATGGTGAAGAGTTGTGGCAAAGATGGTTTCCACATTCGTGTTCGACTGCACCCCTTCCATGTTATTCGAATCAACAAAATGTTGTCTTGTGCTGGTGCTGATAG GCTTCAAACAGGCATGCGGGGTGCCTTTGGGAAACCACAGGGTACTGTTGCTCGGGTACATATAGGACAGGTGATCATGTCTATTCGAACCAAAGTTCAGAACAAGGAACATGTGATTGAGGCTTTGCGCAGGGCTAAGTTTAAGTTTCCTGGACGCCAGAAA ATCCATATCTCAAAGAAGTGGGGCTTCACCAAGTTTAATGCGGATGAATTTGAGGAGATGGTAGCTGAGAAACGTCTCATTCCTGATGGCTGTGGAGTCAAGTATATCCCCCACCGCGGTCCATTGGATAAATGGCGTGCATTCCATTCATTGTAA